One segment of Salvelinus fontinalis isolate EN_2023a chromosome 42, ASM2944872v1, whole genome shotgun sequence DNA contains the following:
- the LOC129841261 gene encoding zinc finger protein with KRAB and SCAN domains 1-like — MANCMVFHTQIASIMEVLANAAVAEICKLVDDDYAVFRLEMTQSQKENRALRRKLQLLELRVARERVLASRPSSVKILDRHRGMARGEGHLAGGHRSFVKPAGRNTWRDDQPITDNEGSGTSNHHVIVIESVDAEDAGPGVKLERSEGEDPGQSTDIQTGAAGVLPVATEDPTTTPPRTRRSITDVSGTRNAVLKSETDAETLTVAHRLLHTGSDHRSDPERLGPLGCPPAPSTEYLPLFHQSQKMVNSCGNTDGDALDSGGDDLSCFYTTEMDSGNISLGLETPTDLSRGDWNQCNSSVYSEGCLDKKGKVIAVDDVTVKVEGDTPLTWNADETHLGEGHSQEFLDYRESLETNPNVSSHSPVHTLRDRAPVSTTKGPSDSHGRVLFDQVLNSNDRTRAHDQRGGATSGNNKEKRFLCMFCNKGFSCLQKVEIHQRVHTGVKPFSCTQCDMRFAEAGSLKRHQRVHTGEKPYSCPQCHMRFTQAGSLKRHLKVHVGEKLFV; from the exons ATGGCTAACtgtatggtttttcacactcaaatagcctccattatggaggtgctagcgaatgcagccgtggcagagatttgtaaactcgtagacgacgactatgcagtgtttcgtttggaaatgactcaaagccagaaagaaaacagggcattgcggaggaaactacagctACTGGAACTGAGGGTAGCACGGGAGCGCGTCCTCGCCAGTCGTCCCAGTAGTGTCAAGATCCTCGACCGACacagaggaatggcaagag gtgaaggacatctcGCTGGAGGCCACAGGAGCTTTGTAAAGCCAGCAGGACGCAATAcatggagagatgaccaaccaatcacGGATAatgaggggagtggaacctcaaACCATCATGTTATTGTGATAGAG TCTGTAGATGCTGAGGATGCAGGGCCTGGGGTCAAGCTGGAGAGGTCTGAAGGAGAGGACCCAGGGCAAAGCACAGACATCCAGACTGGAGCGGCTGGAGTGCTCCCTGTAGCCACGGAGGACCCCACCACCACGCCGCCCAGAACCCGACGCAGCATCACGGACGTCAGCGGAACGCGGAATGCTGTCCTCAAGTCCGAGACAGACGCTGAGACCTTAACTGTAGCACACAGGCTTTTACACACAGGATCTGACCACAGATCCGATCCAGAGAGACTGGGGCCACTGGGCTGTCCTCCTGCTCCTAGCACAGAGTATTTACCGTTATTTCACCAGAGCCAGAAGATGGTTAATTCCTGTGGAAATACTGATGGTGATGCGTTAGACTCTGGTGGTGATGATCTGTCTTGTTTTTACACTACAGAGATGGACTCTGGCAACATATCCTTGGGTTTAGAGACACCGACTGATCTGTCTAGAGGGGACTGGAACCAGTGCAATAGTAGTGTATACTCTGAAGGGTGCCTAGATAAGAAAGGGAAGGTTATAGCGGTAGATGACGTGACTGTGAAAGTGGAGGGCGACACTCCTCTTACATGGAATGCAGACGAGACTCACTTAGGAGAAGGACACTCACAAGAGTTCTTAGATTACAGGGAAAGCTTAGAGACAAATCCAAATGTCTCAAGCCACTCCCCTGTACACACGCTCAGGGATCGTGCCCCAGTGTCCACAACGAAGGGGCCTTCCGATTCACACGGCCGCGTCCTTTTCGATCAGGTATTGAACTCAAACGACAGGACTAGAGCCCATGATCAGAGAGGGGGAGCCACATCAGGCAATAATAAAGAGAaacggttcctctgcatgttctgtaacaaaggcttcagctgcctccagaaagtggagatccaccagagggtccacacaggggtgaaacccttcagctgtacccagtgtgaTATGCGCTTCGCTGAGGCTGGcagcctgaagaggcaccagagggtccacacaggggagaaaccctacagctgcccccagtgtcacatgcgcttCACCCAGGCTGGCAGCCTGAAGAGGCACCTGAAGGTCCACGTGGGAGAAAAGCTGTTCGTCtga